A single genomic interval of Microbacterium sp. BLY harbors:
- a CDS encoding recombinase family protein, giving the protein MSETIEPVAENAVDEALTSPLHLPHAAAECPKCFTELQENRNFWLARPDGSRLVGLVVSRDDMPSVVEQRADLTRFGVPIEGFRHPAPDILESWSDRIARLIATLQPGDVLVVATIAALGRDSEEGARTVAELRRHGIIVKVLNHNARHLADAASAVR; this is encoded by the coding sequence ATGAGCGAGACGATCGAACCCGTGGCGGAGAACGCCGTCGATGAGGCTCTGACGAGCCCCCTGCACCTTCCGCATGCCGCGGCCGAGTGCCCCAAGTGCTTCACCGAGCTGCAGGAGAACCGCAACTTCTGGCTCGCGCGACCCGATGGCTCGCGCCTCGTCGGCCTCGTCGTCTCCCGTGACGACATGCCGTCCGTCGTGGAGCAACGCGCCGACCTCACCCGCTTCGGCGTCCCGATCGAGGGATTCCGTCACCCGGCACCCGACATCCTGGAGAGCTGGAGCGATCGCATCGCCCGGCTCATCGCCACGCTGCAGCCCGGGGACGTGCTGGTCGTCGCGACCATCGCCGCCCTCGGCCGGGACAGCGAAGAGGGTGCCAGGACGGTCGCCGAGCTGCGTCGCCACGGCATCATCGTCAAGGTGCTGAACCACAACGCGCGGCACCTCGCGGACGCGGCCTCCGCCGTCCGCTGA
- a CDS encoding aldehyde dehydrogenase family protein, with translation MTSAPTTAPAPALGEGEKERLDAAVADLQTGTAVWTALTVAQRATLLRQVRTSVAATAEDWATIAAASKGLDARHPLRGEEWLSGPYSVLGALDASITTLTRIASGANPLDGVRIDRAPGGRARVHAFPLTGIDRFLLSGFTGEVWLEPGTTPNTARAGAGLAQRTPTVSGGVGLVLGAGNVTSIPVLDVLYELLAHNRTALLKVNPTQDALVPVYKRALAPLIEPGLLRIVRGGPAAGAYLTQHPGLAHVHITGSAATFDTIVWGPSSGAGAAATKRRRRENRPLLKKPITAELGGVSPIIVVPGKWTAADLTYQAEHIATMRLQNSGHNCIAGQVVLLSADWEQADDFRAALRRAYATAPERPVWYPGGTSRLHAATDDYPDALVLGDRILVELDADDDAAALENTEYFAPVLGVVSLPGTGQEFLDAAVAHANEKLQGTLGANLLIDPATEKALGSGFERALTALHYGSIAINGWTAFGFITPTLTWGAFPGGTIADVGSGIGVVHNALLLDRVERSVLRGPFRPFPRSLPGRNGGGRLTILPTPPWFVSSRTGAAVSEGLTRHRAEGGVLGLVKTLLQALRA, from the coding sequence ATGACTTCTGCGCCCACGACCGCGCCCGCTCCCGCCCTCGGCGAGGGCGAGAAGGAACGCCTCGACGCCGCCGTCGCCGACCTGCAGACGGGGACCGCGGTGTGGACCGCGCTCACCGTGGCGCAGCGCGCGACCCTGCTGCGCCAGGTGCGCACGAGCGTCGCCGCGACCGCGGAGGACTGGGCCACGATCGCCGCCGCCTCGAAGGGCCTGGACGCTCGGCATCCGCTCCGCGGCGAGGAGTGGCTGAGCGGTCCGTACAGCGTCCTGGGAGCGCTCGACGCCTCCATCACCACCCTCACGCGCATCGCGAGCGGCGCGAATCCGCTCGACGGCGTCCGCATCGACCGGGCACCGGGCGGCCGGGCGCGCGTGCACGCGTTCCCGCTCACCGGGATCGACCGCTTCCTGCTGTCGGGGTTCACGGGCGAGGTCTGGCTCGAACCGGGCACCACCCCGAACACGGCACGGGCCGGGGCGGGCCTGGCGCAGCGCACCCCCACGGTCTCCGGCGGCGTGGGGCTGGTGCTCGGCGCGGGCAACGTCACCTCCATCCCGGTGCTCGACGTGCTCTACGAACTGCTGGCGCACAACCGCACGGCGCTGCTGAAGGTGAACCCCACCCAGGACGCGCTGGTCCCCGTCTACAAGCGCGCCCTCGCGCCGCTCATCGAACCGGGACTGCTGCGGATCGTGCGCGGCGGCCCGGCCGCCGGGGCGTATCTCACCCAGCACCCGGGGCTCGCCCATGTGCACATCACCGGCTCGGCCGCCACGTTCGACACCATCGTCTGGGGCCCCTCCTCGGGCGCGGGGGCGGCGGCCACGAAGCGACGCCGCCGCGAGAACCGCCCCCTGCTGAAGAAGCCCATCACCGCGGAGCTCGGCGGGGTCTCCCCCATCATCGTCGTGCCGGGGAAGTGGACCGCGGCCGACCTCACGTATCAGGCCGAGCACATCGCGACCATGCGCCTGCAGAACAGCGGCCACAACTGCATCGCCGGGCAGGTCGTCCTCCTCTCCGCGGACTGGGAGCAGGCCGACGACTTCCGTGCGGCGCTGCGCCGCGCCTATGCCACCGCCCCGGAACGCCCCGTCTGGTACCCCGGCGGCACCTCCCGCCTGCACGCGGCGACGGACGACTACCCCGACGCCCTCGTGCTCGGCGACCGGATCCTCGTCGAGCTCGACGCCGATGACGACGCCGCCGCCCTGGAGAACACGGAGTACTTCGCCCCGGTGCTCGGCGTGGTGAGCCTGCCGGGAACAGGCCAGGAGTTCCTCGACGCGGCCGTCGCGCACGCGAACGAGAAGCTGCAGGGCACCCTCGGCGCGAACCTGCTCATCGACCCGGCAACCGAGAAGGCCCTGGGCAGCGGCTTCGAGCGGGCGCTCACCGCCCTGCACTACGGGTCGATCGCGATCAACGGCTGGACCGCCTTCGGCTTCATCACCCCGACGCTCACGTGGGGCGCCTTCCCTGGCGGCACGATCGCCGACGTCGGCAGCGGCATCGGCGTCGTCCACAACGCCCTGCTCCTGGACCGCGTGGAACGCTCCGTGCTGCGCGGCCCGTTCCGGCCCTTCCCGCGCTCCCTGCCCGGTCGCAACGGCGGCGGACGGCTGACCATCCTCCCGACACCGCCGTGGTTCGTCTCCTCGCGCACCGGCGCGGCCGTGAGCGAGGGGCTCACCCGCCATCGCGCGGAGGGCGGCGTCCTCGGCCTGGTGAAGACCCTGCTGCAGGCCCTGCGGGCCTGA
- a CDS encoding malate dehydrogenase, protein MATTITITGAGGQIGYALLFRIAAGDMLGPDEKVRLRLLEIPQGLGAAEGAALELQDGAFELLEHVEVTDDAAVGFDGCDLALLVGARPRGPGMERGDLLAANGGIFGPQGAAIAANAAPGVRVTVVGNPANTNALIAAAAADGVPADRFSALTRLDENRARAQLAQTLGAPVHTVRRVPIWGNHSATQFPDVSHATVGGGPVRDALERIVGDVPAWLEQTFIPRVAKRGAEIIEVRGSSSVASAASATIDHVRDWVRGTEEWTSAAVVSRGEYGVPEGLVSSFPVQAVDGEWRIVEGLEIDDWARARIDASIAELQEERDAVRDLGLL, encoded by the coding sequence ATGGCCACCACGATCACCATCACCGGCGCGGGCGGACAGATCGGCTACGCGCTCCTCTTCCGCATCGCCGCCGGGGACATGCTCGGACCGGACGAGAAGGTGCGGCTGCGGCTGCTCGAGATCCCCCAGGGGCTGGGTGCCGCGGAGGGCGCCGCGCTGGAGCTTCAGGACGGCGCGTTCGAGCTGCTCGAGCACGTGGAGGTGACCGACGACGCCGCGGTCGGCTTCGATGGCTGCGACCTCGCACTGCTCGTCGGCGCCCGCCCTCGCGGTCCCGGCATGGAGCGCGGCGACCTGCTCGCGGCGAACGGCGGGATCTTCGGCCCGCAGGGCGCGGCCATCGCCGCGAACGCCGCCCCCGGCGTCCGGGTGACCGTGGTCGGCAACCCCGCGAACACGAACGCGCTGATCGCCGCGGCGGCAGCCGACGGCGTCCCCGCCGACCGCTTCTCCGCGCTGACCCGTCTCGACGAGAACCGGGCGAGGGCCCAGCTCGCGCAGACGCTCGGCGCCCCCGTGCACACGGTCCGCCGCGTCCCGATCTGGGGCAACCACTCGGCCACGCAGTTCCCGGACGTGTCGCACGCGACGGTCGGGGGCGGGCCCGTCCGGGACGCCCTGGAGCGGATCGTCGGCGACGTCCCCGCCTGGCTGGAGCAGACCTTCATCCCCCGGGTGGCCAAGCGCGGGGCCGAGATCATCGAGGTGCGGGGATCGTCGTCGGTCGCCTCCGCGGCGAGCGCGACCATCGACCACGTGCGCGACTGGGTGCGCGGCACCGAGGAGTGGACGTCGGCCGCGGTCGTGTCCCGCGGCGAATACGGGGTGCCAGAGGGGCTCGTGTCGTCCTTCCCGGTGCAGGCCGTGGACGGCGAGTGGCGCATCGTCGAGGGGCTCGAGATCGACGACTGGGCGCGCGCCCGCATCGACGCGTCGATCGCGGAGCTCCAGGAGGAGCGCGACGCCGTCCGCGACCTCGGCCTGCTCTGA
- the pip gene encoding prolyl aminopeptidase — translation MTNTEGLYPPIEPFETGVLLVGDGHRVAWEASGNPDGKPVVFLHGGPGSGTSPWQRQFFDPEVYRIVLLDQRGCGRSTPSAAESDADLRHITTAHLIADLELLRKNLGIERWQVFGGSWGSALALAYAQAHPGVVTELILRGVFTLRRVELEWFYEGGAAALFPDLWEDFLAPIPVLERSRLIEAYHRRLFDPDPAVHEPAALAWAAWEAATVGLTPDPAQIAAMADPRRALAFARIENHFFVHRGWWADGQLLAGIDAIRHIPAVIVQGRHDVVTPMMTAWELHRAWPEADFRVVDDAGHSAAEPGIRAALRAATDRFRPGV, via the coding sequence ATGACGAACACCGAGGGGCTCTATCCGCCCATCGAGCCGTTCGAGACCGGGGTGCTCCTGGTCGGGGACGGGCATCGCGTCGCGTGGGAGGCCAGCGGCAACCCCGATGGCAAGCCGGTCGTCTTCCTCCACGGCGGGCCCGGCAGCGGCACGTCCCCGTGGCAGCGGCAGTTCTTCGACCCGGAGGTCTACCGCATCGTCCTCCTCGACCAGCGCGGGTGCGGACGCAGCACCCCCTCAGCCGCCGAGTCGGACGCCGACCTCCGGCACATCACGACGGCGCACCTCATCGCCGATCTCGAGCTGCTGCGCAAGAACCTCGGCATCGAGCGGTGGCAGGTGTTCGGGGGATCCTGGGGGAGCGCCCTCGCCCTCGCCTACGCGCAGGCCCACCCCGGCGTGGTGACCGAGCTCATCCTGCGGGGCGTCTTCACCCTGCGCCGCGTCGAGCTGGAGTGGTTCTACGAGGGCGGGGCGGCAGCGCTGTTCCCCGACCTGTGGGAGGACTTCCTCGCACCCATCCCGGTGCTGGAGCGCTCACGGCTGATCGAGGCGTACCACCGGCGGCTGTTCGATCCGGACCCGGCGGTGCACGAGCCCGCCGCTCTCGCGTGGGCGGCGTGGGAGGCGGCGACCGTCGGTCTCACTCCCGACCCCGCGCAGATCGCGGCGATGGCCGACCCCCGCCGGGCACTCGCGTTCGCCCGCATCGAGAACCACTTCTTCGTGCATCGCGGCTGGTGGGCGGACGGGCAGCTGCTGGCCGGGATCGACGCCATCCGGCACATCCCAGCCGTGATCGTGCAGGGGCGGCACGACGTCGTCACCCCGATGATGACGGCGTGGGAACTGCATCGCGCCTGGCCGGAGGCCGACTTCCGGGTCGTCGACGACGCCGGGCATTCCGCCGCCGAGCCCGGCATCCGCGCGGCTCTCCGCGCGGCGACCGACCGCTTCCGTCCCGGCGTCTGA
- a CDS encoding glutaredoxin domain-containing protein — MTNPASDTITMFGADWCRDCIRTKKQLDELGVAYTYVDLVADPAAADIARDISGRTNIPVVVYPDASHHVEPSNADVEAKLRELSII, encoded by the coding sequence ATGACCAACCCCGCCTCCGACACCATCACGATGTTCGGCGCCGACTGGTGCCGCGACTGCATCCGCACCAAGAAGCAGCTCGACGAGCTCGGCGTCGCGTACACGTACGTCGATCTGGTCGCCGACCCCGCCGCCGCGGACATCGCGAGGGACATCTCCGGCCGCACGAATATCCCCGTCGTGGTGTACCCCGACGCCTCCCACCACGTGGAGCCGTCGAACGCCGACGTGGAGGCGAAGCTGCGCGAGCTGTCGATCATCTGA
- a CDS encoding FtsK/SpoIIIE domain-containing protein: MKVRLTLLRQGAASSDIEVTAESTATIGEIAAMIVRADPLGAFAHADPSAVTLEAYSSVVAGAGDLLAPESTFAHVGLAHGATVRVVPASYEQRPVVGRMEVGSGPGARSIALTRGTIVLGRDESCDVVIDDPLVSKKHARLEIGDRVELIDLNSANGILIDGASVVRLVAADGELAVVLGDTPVRVKVETGATAPTTAEASIRQVEFVRSPRVEERYLGEELDGTDLPVPARKQPFPLLTLVAPLLMGGAMYFFTQSILSIMFVALSPLLMIGTWLTTKNQQKRELEEDKKRFEEQLERLDARLQEEREREIDVRRREVPLLREVSDAALAAGPLIWTRRTEHWSFLHVRLGIGDTASRSSVKDSNGRDRAIPEYVEKLDAVIDATRIVPQVPILEDLTDVGALGIAGLSGRSTGYARALLAQLTGLHAPADVGVVGLWGPRWGAQLADTKWLPHAWSAQAVLGVQPIGDGPTSAGQIVARLEELIATRSTRNGDAVELGALEAEKAATNSGSKVGEDSRSRHDGVPKPAIVVLIAPDAPVDRGRLIQLSERAASRGIFPVWLTEDVATLPASCRTFVELGATDSAHFVRLGEVVENLAVDELTREQFAVFARALARLTDAGEVALDRSDVPRTISMLHLLGRDMATQPESVVDRWTQNDSLHSRRKSGSARRYQPKLRALVGAGAEGALQLDLRQQGPHALVGGTTGSGKSEFLQAWVLGMATEYSPERLTFLFVDYKGGSAFADCVSLPHCVGIVTDLNEHLVRRVLVSLRAELHYREHLFNRKKAKDILELERAGDPQAPPALVLVIDEFAALAKEVPEFVDGVIDIAQRGRSLGIHLIMATQRPAGVIKDNLRANTNLRVALRMADETDSNDVIGTKDAALFDPGTPGRGIAKTGPGRMTLFQSAYSGGWSLGEDEGTDVTIAAFGTTDQGPWELPIDENAVVVDEDLGPNDQQRLVSTMVLAAQAAQVDPPRRPWLDELAPTFDQLKLPQRTDAALLLGVIDEPERQEQVPFHFLPDTEGHMVIYGTSGSGKSAALRTLAVSAGITPRGGPVQVYGLDFGSGALRMLEPLPHVGSVISGDDAERVARLFATLRSELDRRGDAYSAVGAATLTEYRALSGKTDEPRILVLIDGFAAFRNDYEAVIGRTDTYNALQEVLSDGRAVGIHVVLSADRFQSIPSALNAMLQRRVVLRMADTDAYNILNVPKDVLTPESVPGRAIVGENEAQIAIIGGTRSMKEQSLAIERMAASMSRRGVPDAPPVRALPLSYGLDEIPATVGDQLVVGLADTDLGPFGIEPTGTFVIAGPPASGKSNALAAITQQALRARPGTPTLFLGSTRSPARNAVAWTAMATDGISGTAAVNEIVEKAEQGLRPVVAVEGVAEFASSLLEMPLSDLVKRATRGELLLLFTGDTSEWTSNFGLLGEIKQARRGVVLQPETIDGELVLKAPLPRIGRGEFPVGRAVLAQRGKIVRVQFPLVIPETV, from the coding sequence GTGAAGGTACGGCTGACCCTGCTGCGTCAGGGCGCGGCATCCAGCGACATCGAGGTCACCGCCGAGAGCACCGCGACGATCGGGGAGATCGCCGCGATGATCGTCCGGGCCGATCCCCTCGGGGCGTTCGCGCACGCCGACCCCTCGGCGGTGACGCTGGAGGCCTACAGCTCGGTCGTCGCCGGGGCGGGAGACCTGCTGGCGCCGGAGTCGACGTTCGCGCACGTCGGTCTCGCCCACGGGGCCACGGTCCGCGTGGTTCCGGCCTCGTACGAGCAGCGTCCCGTCGTCGGCCGCATGGAGGTCGGCTCGGGCCCGGGGGCGCGTTCGATCGCCCTGACCCGCGGCACCATCGTGCTGGGACGGGACGAGTCCTGCGACGTCGTGATCGACGACCCGCTCGTGTCGAAGAAGCATGCGCGGCTGGAGATCGGTGACCGGGTCGAGCTCATCGACCTGAACTCCGCGAACGGGATCCTCATCGACGGGGCGTCCGTCGTGCGTCTGGTCGCGGCCGACGGGGAGCTCGCCGTCGTGCTCGGCGACACCCCGGTGCGGGTGAAGGTGGAGACGGGAGCGACCGCTCCCACGACGGCCGAGGCGTCGATCCGCCAGGTCGAATTTGTGCGCTCGCCGCGCGTCGAGGAGCGCTATCTCGGCGAGGAGCTGGACGGCACCGACCTGCCCGTCCCGGCGCGCAAGCAGCCGTTCCCGCTGCTCACGCTCGTCGCCCCGCTGCTCATGGGCGGCGCGATGTACTTCTTCACCCAGAGCATCCTCTCGATCATGTTCGTGGCGTTGTCGCCGCTGCTCATGATCGGCACCTGGCTGACGACGAAGAACCAGCAGAAGCGCGAGCTGGAAGAGGACAAGAAGCGCTTCGAGGAGCAGCTGGAGCGCCTGGACGCGCGGCTGCAGGAGGAGCGGGAGCGCGAGATCGACGTGCGCCGCCGCGAGGTGCCCCTGCTGCGCGAGGTCAGCGACGCCGCGCTCGCCGCCGGTCCGCTGATCTGGACCCGTCGGACGGAGCACTGGTCGTTCCTGCACGTGCGCCTCGGTATCGGCGACACCGCGTCCCGCAGCTCCGTGAAGGACTCGAACGGCCGCGACCGGGCGATCCCCGAGTACGTCGAGAAGCTCGATGCCGTGATCGACGCCACCCGGATCGTGCCGCAGGTGCCGATCCTGGAGGACCTCACGGATGTCGGTGCCCTCGGCATCGCCGGACTCAGCGGCCGCTCGACCGGCTACGCGCGCGCCCTGCTCGCTCAGCTCACGGGGCTGCACGCGCCGGCCGACGTCGGCGTGGTCGGGCTCTGGGGCCCCCGCTGGGGGGCGCAGCTCGCCGACACCAAGTGGCTGCCGCACGCCTGGTCCGCGCAGGCGGTGCTCGGCGTGCAGCCGATCGGCGACGGTCCCACCTCGGCCGGGCAGATCGTCGCCCGGCTGGAGGAGCTCATCGCGACGCGGTCGACCCGCAACGGCGATGCCGTGGAGCTCGGCGCGCTCGAGGCCGAGAAGGCCGCGACGAACAGCGGCTCGAAGGTCGGCGAGGACTCGCGCAGCCGCCACGACGGCGTGCCGAAGCCCGCGATCGTGGTGCTCATCGCGCCGGACGCCCCGGTCGACCGCGGGCGCCTCATCCAGCTCTCCGAGCGCGCCGCGTCACGGGGCATCTTCCCGGTGTGGCTGACGGAGGACGTCGCGACGCTCCCCGCGTCCTGCCGCACCTTCGTCGAGCTCGGTGCGACGGACAGCGCGCACTTCGTGCGTCTCGGCGAGGTCGTCGAGAACCTTGCCGTCGACGAGCTCACCCGCGAGCAGTTCGCCGTGTTCGCTCGGGCGCTGGCGCGCCTGACCGACGCCGGGGAGGTCGCCCTCGATCGCAGCGACGTGCCGCGGACGATCTCGATGCTCCACCTGCTCGGGCGCGACATGGCCACGCAGCCGGAGAGCGTCGTCGACCGGTGGACGCAGAACGACTCCCTGCACTCCCGCCGCAAGAGCGGGTCCGCACGGCGGTACCAGCCCAAGCTCCGCGCCCTCGTCGGCGCGGGGGCCGAGGGTGCGCTGCAGCTCGATCTGCGGCAGCAGGGCCCGCACGCCCTCGTCGGCGGCACCACGGGATCGGGCAAGAGCGAGTTCCTGCAGGCCTGGGTGCTGGGCATGGCGACCGAGTACAGCCCCGAGCGCTTGACCTTCCTGTTCGTCGACTACAAGGGCGGCTCGGCGTTCGCCGACTGCGTCAGCCTGCCGCACTGCGTCGGCATCGTGACCGACCTGAACGAGCACCTCGTGCGCCGCGTGCTGGTGAGCCTCCGCGCGGAGCTGCACTATCGGGAGCACCTGTTCAACCGCAAGAAGGCCAAGGACATCCTGGAGCTGGAGCGCGCGGGCGACCCGCAGGCGCCGCCCGCGCTCGTGCTGGTGATCGATGAGTTCGCGGCGCTCGCCAAGGAGGTCCCGGAGTTCGTCGACGGCGTCATCGACATCGCCCAGCGCGGGCGCTCGCTCGGCATCCACCTGATCATGGCGACGCAGCGCCCGGCCGGTGTCATCAAGGACAACCTGCGGGCGAACACGAACCTCCGCGTCGCCCTGCGCATGGCCGACGAGACGGACAGCAACGACGTCATCGGCACGAAGGACGCGGCGCTGTTCGACCCCGGCACCCCCGGTCGCGGTATCGCGAAGACGGGTCCCGGCCGCATGACGCTGTTCCAGTCGGCGTATTCCGGCGGGTGGAGCCTGGGAGAGGACGAGGGCACGGATGTGACCATCGCGGCCTTCGGCACCACCGACCAGGGGCCCTGGGAGCTGCCGATCGACGAGAACGCGGTCGTCGTGGACGAAGACCTCGGGCCCAACGACCAGCAGCGTCTGGTGAGCACGATGGTGCTCGCGGCCCAGGCCGCGCAGGTCGATCCGCCGCGGCGCCCGTGGCTCGACGAGCTCGCCCCCACCTTCGATCAGCTGAAGCTGCCGCAGCGCACCGATGCGGCGCTGCTGCTCGGCGTGATCGACGAGCCGGAGCGGCAGGAGCAGGTGCCATTCCACTTCCTGCCCGACACCGAGGGCCACATGGTCATCTACGGCACCAGCGGGTCGGGCAAGAGCGCGGCGCTGCGCACACTCGCCGTCTCCGCGGGCATCACCCCGCGGGGCGGGCCCGTGCAGGTGTACGGCCTCGACTTCGGCTCCGGGGCGCTGCGCATGCTCGAGCCGCTGCCGCACGTCGGCTCGGTCATCTCGGGTGACGACGCCGAGCGCGTGGCGCGCCTGTTCGCGACGCTGCGCAGCGAGCTCGACCGCCGGGGCGACGCGTACTCCGCGGTGGGCGCGGCGACGCTCACCGAGTACCGGGCGCTGTCCGGCAAGACGGACGAGCCCCGCATCCTCGTCCTCATCGACGGCTTCGCGGCGTTCCGCAACGACTACGAGGCGGTGATCGGCCGCACCGACACGTACAACGCGCTGCAGGAGGTGCTGTCGGACGGCCGCGCGGTCGGCATCCACGTCGTCCTGTCCGCCGACCGCTTCCAGAGCATCCCCAGCGCGCTGAACGCGATGCTGCAGCGTCGGGTGGTGCTGCGCATGGCCGACACCGACGCCTACAACATCCTCAACGTGCCGAAGGACGTCCTGACGCCGGAGTCGGTTCCCGGGCGGGCCATCGTCGGCGAGAACGAGGCGCAGATCGCGATCATCGGCGGCACGCGCAGCATGAAGGAGCAGTCGCTGGCGATCGAGCGGATGGCGGCCTCGATGTCGCGCCGCGGGGTGCCCGACGCGCCGCCGGTGCGGGCGCTGCCGCTCAGCTACGGTCTCGACGAGATCCCGGCGACGGTGGGCGACCAGCTCGTCGTCGGTCTCGCCGACACCGATCTCGGACCGTTCGGCATCGAGCCGACGGGGACGTTCGTCATCGCCGGGCCGCCCGCGAGCGGGAAGAGCAACGCGCTCGCGGCGATCACGCAGCAGGCGCTCCGGGCCCGCCCCGGCACGCCGACGCTGTTCCTGGGGTCGACGCGCTCGCCGGCGCGGAACGCGGTGGCGTGGACGGCGATGGCGACCGACGGCATCAGTGGCACGGCCGCCGTGAACGAGATCGTCGAGAAGGCCGAGCAGGGCCTCAGGCCCGTCGTGGCCGTCGAGGGCGTCGCGGAGTTCGCGTCGTCGCTGCTGGAGATGCCGCTGTCCGATCTCGTGAAGCGGGCCACCCGGGGCGAGCTCCTGCTGCTCTTCACGGGCGACACGAGCGAGTGGACGAGCAACTTCGGCCTGCTCGGCGAGATCAAGCAGGCGCGTCGGGGCGTGGTGCTGCAGCCGGAGACCATCGACGGCGAGCTCGTGCTCAAGGCGCCGCTGCCGCGCATCGGCCGGGGCGAGTTCCCGGTCGGTCGTGCCGTCCTCGCGCAGCGGGGGAAGATCGTGCGGGTGCAGTTCCCGCTCGTCATCCCGGAGACGGTGTGA
- a CDS encoding WXG100 family type VII secretion target: MTNLKVSYADMKDAAGRLRTGQQEIETQLKNLRAYVSQLVSGGFVTTSASGAFDASYAQFNQGATATIAGIEGMARFLDVAAQSLQSTDEQLAAQIRQ; this comes from the coding sequence ATGACGAACCTCAAAGTCAGCTACGCCGACATGAAGGACGCTGCTGGCCGTCTCCGCACGGGCCAGCAGGAGATCGAGACCCAGCTGAAGAACCTGCGTGCGTACGTGTCGCAGCTCGTCTCGGGCGGCTTCGTGACCACGTCCGCCTCGGGCGCGTTCGACGCCTCGTACGCGCAGTTCAACCAGGGCGCGACCGCGACCATCGCCGGTATCGAGGGCATGGCCCGCTTCCTCGACGTCGCAGCCCAGTCGCTGCAGTCGACGGACGAGCAGCTCGCGGCGCAGATCCGCCAGTAA
- a CDS encoding neutral zinc metallopeptidase — protein MTFNPDADLSGNTTRRRGRTAAIAGGTGIGVLGLLALIAGPLLGIDLSGLVGGAPGGGSEPAGGSAIENCDSGADANADVDCRMAGAQVALDAFWEDNVDGYRAPQLIVVDGATSTQCGTASNAVGPFYCPPEETVYIDPTFFQLMQQQFGASAGNLAQLYIVGHEWGHHIQSIIGTMEQYPNNGTGPGSNGVRMELQADCYAGGWLGRATEQTDADGDPYLEKPTEEQIRDALNAAATVGDDHIQEQAGQVNPETWTHGSSEQRQRWFAEGYQNGLDACGQVFTLPADQLDP, from the coding sequence ATGACGTTCAATCCCGATGCCGACCTCTCGGGCAACACCACCCGGCGCCGCGGACGCACCGCCGCCATTGCGGGCGGGACCGGCATCGGCGTGCTCGGCCTGCTCGCGCTCATCGCCGGCCCCCTGCTGGGCATCGACCTCAGCGGTCTCGTGGGCGGCGCCCCCGGCGGCGGAAGCGAGCCGGCGGGAGGGTCCGCCATCGAGAACTGCGACTCCGGGGCCGACGCGAACGCGGACGTCGACTGCCGCATGGCGGGGGCGCAGGTCGCGCTCGACGCCTTCTGGGAGGACAACGTCGACGGCTACCGGGCTCCGCAGCTCATCGTCGTCGACGGAGCGACCTCCACGCAGTGCGGCACCGCCTCCAATGCGGTCGGCCCGTTCTACTGCCCGCCGGAGGAGACCGTCTACATCGACCCGACGTTCTTCCAGCTCATGCAGCAGCAGTTCGGGGCTTCGGCGGGCAACCTCGCGCAGCTCTACATCGTCGGGCACGAGTGGGGCCACCACATCCAGAGCATCATCGGCACGATGGAGCAGTACCCGAACAACGGGACGGGCCCGGGCAGCAACGGCGTGCGCATGGAGCTGCAGGCCGACTGCTACGCCGGCGGCTGGCTCGGCCGCGCGACCGAGCAGACCGACGCCGACGGCGACCCGTACCTGGAGAAGCCGACCGAGGAGCAGATCCGGGACGCCCTGAACGCGGCGGCCACCGTCGGTGACGACCACATCCAGGAGCAGGCCGGGCAGGTGAACCCGGAGACCTGGACCCACGGCTCCAGCGAGCAGCGCCAGCGCTGGTTCGCGGAGGGGTACCAGAACGGGCTCGACGCGTGCGGGCAGGTGTTCACGCTTCCCGCCGACCAGCTCGACCCGTAG